Proteins encoded together in one Streptomyces sp. TLI_171 window:
- a CDS encoding BlaI/MecI/CopY family transcriptional regulator, with translation MPTNDDRRAHGELVADVLAVLWEAGRPLTAQEVKGALGRPLARTTVATILSRLHGGGKLVRTRPGRSFAYEPVADAAGLAAGRMRRELDREGDRSLVLRRFVSSLSADDEAVLRQVLSEAECSE, from the coding sequence ATGCCCACCAATGACGACAGGCGAGCGCACGGGGAACTCGTCGCGGACGTGCTCGCGGTGCTGTGGGAGGCCGGGCGCCCGCTGACCGCGCAGGAGGTGAAGGGGGCGTTGGGGCGGCCGTTGGCGCGGACGACCGTGGCCACGATCCTTTCCCGGCTGCACGGGGGCGGGAAGCTGGTGCGCACCCGCCCGGGAAGGTCGTTCGCCTACGAGCCGGTGGCGGACGCCGCCGGGTTGGCGGCGGGCCGGATGCGCCGGGAGCTGGACCGGGAGGGCGACCGCAGCCTGGTGCTCCGCCGGTTCGTGTCCTCGCTGTCCGCCGACGACGAGGCCGTGCTGCGGCAGGTGCTGAGCGAGGCGGA